The following proteins are co-located in the Pseudomonas cavernae genome:
- a CDS encoding GDCCVxC domain-containing (seleno)protein: MIAIVLESVLTCPHCGFAKQESMPTDACQFYYECQHCKALLRPKPGDCCVFCSFGSVKCPPIQQQRGCCG, encoded by the coding sequence ATGATCGCCATCGTTCTGGAGTCCGTGCTGACCTGCCCACACTGCGGCTTTGCCAAGCAGGAAAGCATGCCGACGGACGCCTGCCAGTTCTACTACGAGTGCCAGCACTGCAAGGCGCTGCTGCGCCCGAAGCCGGGCGACTGTTGCGTGTTCTGCTCGTTTGGTTCGGTGAAGTGCCCGCCGATCCAGCAGCAGCGTGGGTGCTGCGGATAG